The Pseudofrankia inefficax genome window below encodes:
- a CDS encoding APC family permease, which produces MSVQSEAAPPVTADTAQVQRLRPGAVGLLGVLFMVLANAAPITAMTGNLPIVVGYGNGTHGPASFLVATIVLTIFSVGYVAMAKHITATGAFYGFISHGLGQAVGMASGFLATMAYVVFEASLVGIFASFAKTTMVTVFHTGSISWIWYALIAVAVAAALGYFNVSISGKVLGVFLSIEVLLLLAMSFGVLFTGGGPDGLMAGSINPVGAFQAGPSSKDVTMVAGLGLFFAFWSWVGFETTAVYGEESKNPKKIVPRATLIAVIGLGVLYTFVSWMAVAYAGRTGAVDVSQKDAFSLFYAPTKDMLGGFFLDVYKVMTCTGSFACALAFHNAASRYLYAIGREGLSDGLGKTLGASHKKHGSPHVSSLVQSVITLAIVLLFFWLQKPTDSAPDVAYTQLYGLMAILGTMAILIVQSISSIAVVGYFHVRKMHPETARWYRTLLPPILGAAGMVYVVYLLFQNLKFAAGAASGSPVFKATPWIVIGFFVLGLAVAIGIRLANPAKYATIGRIVMEESHERSLEEAAVAPAGAIPAQPTGEATA; this is translated from the coding sequence GTGAGCGTTCAGAGCGAGGCCGCGCCTCCGGTAACGGCCGACACCGCCCAGGTGCAGCGGCTGAGGCCGGGGGCCGTCGGCCTTCTGGGAGTCCTGTTCATGGTGCTGGCGAACGCCGCACCGATCACAGCCATGACCGGCAACCTGCCGATCGTCGTCGGTTACGGCAACGGCACCCACGGACCGGCGTCGTTCCTCGTCGCGACGATCGTGCTGACGATCTTCTCCGTCGGCTACGTCGCGATGGCGAAGCACATCACCGCCACCGGCGCGTTTTACGGCTTCATCTCCCACGGCCTCGGCCAGGCGGTCGGCATGGCGTCCGGCTTCCTGGCGACCATGGCCTACGTCGTGTTCGAGGCGTCGCTGGTCGGCATCTTCGCGTCGTTCGCGAAGACGACGATGGTGACGGTGTTCCACACCGGGTCGATCTCCTGGATCTGGTACGCCCTGATCGCGGTCGCCGTCGCCGCGGCGCTCGGCTACTTCAACGTCTCGATCTCCGGCAAGGTCCTCGGGGTCTTCCTCAGCATCGAGGTCCTGTTGCTGCTGGCGATGAGCTTCGGGGTGCTGTTCACCGGTGGCGGACCGGACGGCCTGATGGCCGGCTCGATCAACCCGGTCGGCGCCTTCCAGGCCGGGCCGAGCAGCAAGGACGTCACGATGGTGGCCGGCCTCGGCCTGTTCTTCGCGTTCTGGTCGTGGGTCGGTTTCGAAACCACCGCCGTCTACGGCGAGGAGTCGAAGAACCCGAAGAAGATCGTCCCCCGGGCGACCCTGATCGCCGTCATCGGCCTCGGTGTGCTGTACACGTTCGTCTCGTGGATGGCGGTCGCCTACGCGGGCAGGACCGGCGCGGTCGACGTCTCCCAGAAGGACGCGTTCTCGCTGTTCTACGCGCCGACCAAGGACATGCTCGGCGGCTTCTTCCTGGACGTCTACAAGGTCATGACCTGCACCGGGTCGTTCGCCTGCGCCCTGGCGTTCCACAACGCCGCCTCCCGGTACCTGTACGCGATCGGCCGTGAGGGCCTGTCCGACGGGCTCGGCAAGACGCTCGGCGCCTCGCACAAGAAGCACGGCTCGCCGCACGTCTCCTCGCTCGTCCAGTCCGTGATCACGCTGGCCATCGTCCTGCTGTTCTTCTGGCTGCAGAAGCCGACCGACTCCGCCCCGGACGTCGCCTACACCCAGCTCTACGGCCTGATGGCGATCCTCGGCACGATGGCGATCCTGATCGTGCAGTCGATCTCGTCGATAGCCGTCGTCGGCTACTTCCATGTCCGCAAGATGCATCCGGAGACGGCCCGCTGGTACCGGACGCTGCTGCCACCGATCCTGGGCGCGGCAGGCATGGTCTACGTCGTCTACCTGCTGTTCCAGAACCTGAAGTTCGCCGCCGGCGCCGCGTCGGGCAGCCCGGTGTTCAAGGCGACGCCGTGGATCGTGATCGGCTTCTTCGTCCTGGGCCTGGCGGTCGCGATCGGCATCCGGCTGGCGAATCCGGCCAAGTACGCGACCATCGGCCGGATCGTGATGGAGGAGAGCCACGAACGGTCGCTCGAGGAGGCCGCCGTGGCCCCCGCGGGCGCCATCCCCGCCCAGCCCACCGGCGAGGCGACCGCCTAG
- the eutB gene encoding ethanolamine ammonia-lyase subunit EutB has translation MAFRATVRGTGYVFPDLAALLARANEEKSGDQLAGLAASTATERVAAKLALADVRLADILATPLIEDAVTELILTSHDAATFTGSGLASLTVGEFRELILSPGFPVLWAERGLANAVTPEMAAAVAKLMSDKDLITGAKPLRTITRCRNTMGEAGVLGVRVQPNHPTDDVEGILLSALDGILYGCGDAVLGVNPVTESVAGVGAVLHGLQGLIRRLSLPTQTCVLAHITTQLAALAAGAPVDLLFQSIAGTEAANRSFGISLDMLAEGRAAVLGHHRARPGEFIGENVMYFETGQGSALSADAHGGLDQLTVEARAHGVARVYEPFLVNSVVGFIGPEYLADARQITRAGLEDHFVGKLLGLPMGIDVCYTNHVDADQNTNDDLLVLLVAAGCNFVMGVPGADDVMLSYQSTSYHDAAGMRDLFGLSPTPEYGAWLEERGLLRAGHLADPGPDVAAGLLAGLDEAVAAVPSAPSVRAALTSGQ, from the coding sequence GTGGCGTTCCGGGCGACGGTGCGGGGCACCGGGTACGTCTTTCCCGACCTCGCGGCACTGCTGGCGAGGGCGAACGAGGAGAAGTCCGGCGACCAGCTCGCCGGCCTCGCGGCGAGCACCGCCACCGAGCGGGTCGCGGCGAAGCTCGCGCTCGCGGACGTCCGGCTGGCCGACATCCTCGCCACCCCGCTGATCGAGGACGCCGTCACCGAGCTGATCCTGACGTCGCACGATGCCGCGACCTTCACGGGCTCGGGGCTCGCGAGCCTCACGGTCGGGGAGTTCCGGGAGCTGATCCTCTCCCCCGGGTTCCCGGTGCTCTGGGCCGAGCGCGGGCTCGCGAACGCGGTCACCCCGGAGATGGCCGCGGCCGTCGCGAAACTGATGAGCGACAAGGATCTGATCACCGGGGCGAAACCGCTGCGGACCATCACGCGTTGCCGCAACACCATGGGCGAGGCCGGAGTCCTCGGCGTCCGGGTCCAGCCGAACCACCCGACCGACGACGTGGAGGGCATTCTTCTCTCCGCCCTCGACGGAATTCTCTACGGCTGCGGCGACGCCGTTCTCGGGGTGAACCCGGTCACGGAGTCGGTCGCCGGGGTGGGCGCCGTCCTGCACGGCCTGCAGGGGCTCATCCGCCGGTTGTCCCTGCCGACTCAGACCTGCGTGCTGGCGCACATCACCACCCAGCTCGCGGCACTCGCGGCGGGCGCTCCGGTCGACCTGCTGTTCCAGTCGATCGCCGGGACGGAGGCCGCGAACCGGTCGTTCGGCATCAGCCTGGACATGCTGGCCGAGGGCCGCGCGGCGGTGCTCGGGCATCACCGGGCCCGGCCCGGTGAGTTCATCGGCGAGAACGTCATGTACTTCGAGACCGGCCAGGGCTCGGCGTTGTCGGCGGACGCGCACGGCGGCCTCGACCAGCTGACCGTCGAGGCCCGGGCCCACGGCGTCGCCCGCGTCTACGAGCCGTTCCTGGTGAACTCGGTGGTCGGGTTCATCGGGCCGGAGTACCTCGCCGACGCCCGGCAGATCACCCGGGCCGGCCTGGAGGACCATTTCGTCGGCAAGCTGCTCGGCCTGCCGATGGGGATCGACGTCTGTTACACCAACCACGTCGACGCGGACCAGAACACCAACGACGACCTGCTGGTGCTGCTCGTGGCCGCCGGCTGCAACTTCGTCATGGGTGTTCCGGGGGCGGACGACGTGATGCTCAGCTACCAGTCGACCAGCTATCACGACGCCGCGGGAATGCGCGATCTGTTCGGCCTCTCGCCCACGCCCGAATACGGCGCCTGGCTGGAGGAGCGCGGTCTGCTGCGCGCGGGCCACCTCGCGGACCCCGGTCCCGACGTCGCCGCCGGGCTGTTGGCCGGACTGGACGAGGCGGTCGCGGCGGTCCCCTCGGCCCCGTCCGTGCGCGCCGCGCTGACGAGCGGCCAGTGA
- the eutC gene encoding ethanolamine ammonia-lyase subunit EutC codes for MTGPESASGTTPTQQPAATSAPTGSGGSSGDLAASPARIALERRVRAVTPARLFLGRSGTSYRTADQLALRADHAAAQDAVHAALDLETGPLAPLVDSLGLFAVDSAAADRATYLRRPDLGRALSAEARDEVARRCPPAADLQVVIGDGLSVAAVDAQVPALLPALLDAAREAGWSAGQVFAVRNARVGLLNEIGELLDPGVVVLLIGERPGLVTAQSLSAYLAWRPRPGHTDADRNLISNIHPRGVDAPSAVARVLSLATAMRAAGTSGVLVKEDLGPAALGS; via the coding sequence GTGACCGGCCCGGAGTCCGCCAGCGGGACGACGCCGACGCAGCAGCCAGCCGCGACCAGCGCGCCAACGGGCTCCGGTGGTTCCAGCGGCGATCTGGCCGCCAGCCCGGCAAGGATCGCGCTGGAGCGGCGGGTCCGGGCCGTCACCCCCGCGCGGCTGTTCCTCGGCCGGTCGGGCACGTCCTACCGCACGGCCGACCAGCTCGCGCTGCGCGCCGACCACGCGGCGGCCCAGGACGCGGTCCACGCCGCCCTTGACCTGGAGACCGGCCCGCTGGCGCCCTTGGTCGACAGCCTCGGCCTGTTCGCCGTCGACTCGGCCGCCGCCGACCGCGCCACCTACCTGCGCCGCCCCGATCTGGGCCGCGCCCTGTCCGCCGAGGCGCGTGACGAGGTGGCCCGCCGGTGCCCGCCGGCCGCCGACCTGCAGGTCGTCATCGGCGACGGCCTGTCCGTCGCCGCCGTCGACGCCCAGGTCCCGGCCCTGCTTCCCGCGCTGCTCGACGCCGCCCGCGAGGCCGGCTGGAGCGCCGGCCAGGTCTTCGCCGTCCGCAACGCCCGCGTCGGGCTCCTCAACGAGATCGGCGAGCTGCTCGACCCCGGTGTGGTCGTCCTGCTCATCGGCGAACGCCCCGGCCTCGTCACCGCGCAGAGCCTGAGCGCCTACCTGGCCTGGCGCCCCCGCCCCGGCCACACCGACGCCGACCGCAACCTCATCTCCAACATCCACCCCCGCGGCGTCGACGCCCCCTCCGCGGTCGCCCGCGTCCTCTCCCTGGCGACGGCGATGCGCGCCGCCGGCACCTCAGGCGTCCTCGTCAAGGAAGACCTCGGCCCCGCCGCGCTGGGCAGCTAA
- a CDS encoding SAM-dependent methyltransferase, translated as MAELRVDVAHSARIYDYVLDGKTNYPPDREAAELLMAAFPNTRTAARQNRAFLHRASRFLAERKGIDQFLDIGTGIPTSPNLHEVVQAVRPASRVVYVDNDPIVLAHARALLTSSAEGRTAYLDADLNRPADILTSPVLSGTLDLSRPVALSLLAVLHFLPDAAQPGALIERLMAELPTGSYLVISHATDDRSTPDATQRLVDLYGKQQISIQMRSRDEVAALVPAGMELVEPGITFLHRWHPDSEADQYADDDAPLYGLIARKL; from the coding sequence GTGGCCGAACTGCGCGTCGACGTCGCGCACTCCGCGCGGATATACGACTACGTCCTGGACGGCAAGACGAACTATCCGCCGGACCGCGAAGCCGCCGAGCTTCTCATGGCCGCTTTCCCGAACACCCGGACCGCGGCTCGGCAGAACCGGGCGTTCCTGCATCGGGCCAGCCGCTTCCTCGCCGAGCGGAAGGGCATCGACCAGTTTCTCGACATCGGCACGGGAATCCCGACGTCCCCGAACCTGCACGAGGTCGTCCAGGCGGTCCGGCCGGCGTCGCGCGTCGTCTACGTGGACAACGACCCCATTGTCCTCGCGCATGCGCGCGCCCTGCTGACCAGCTCCGCCGAGGGCCGGACCGCCTATCTCGACGCGGATCTGAACCGGCCGGCCGACATTCTGACGAGCCCGGTGCTGAGCGGCACGCTGGATCTGTCCCGCCCGGTCGCGCTGTCGCTGCTCGCGGTTCTGCATTTCCTGCCCGACGCGGCCCAGCCGGGCGCTCTCATCGAGCGGCTGATGGCGGAACTGCCGACCGGCAGTTACCTGGTGATCAGCCACGCCACCGATGACCGTTCGACCCCGGACGCCACCCAGCGCCTCGTCGACCTCTACGGCAAACAGCAGATATCGATCCAGATGCGCAGCCGCGACGAGGTCGCGGCGCTGGTCCCGGCCGGAATGGAACTCGTCGAGCCGGGAATCACCTTCCTGCACCGCTGGCACCCGGACTCCGAAGCCGACCAGTACGCCGACGACGACGCTCCCCTGTACGGCCTGATCGCCCGGAAACTCTGA
- a CDS encoding ABC transporter ATP-binding protein, translated as MTTNPGDARYLAAAGPAAARPPVTEPPRLDEPAAPQGPGWIRRLWGCLLRHKGAVALALVGSVFGSGSQAFVPLVARQIVDGVIVQRSAPLWPWLLLLIAVAITSFGFAHLRRYYGGKAALAVQYDLRNAMHDHLLTMDQDNLSRMPTGQLVARANSDSALVQGLLMFLPLLSGNLLMMLGSLIVMFILAPGLAVVGLVVAPALVAVSYRLRTRVFPASWDAQQREGDVAQIVDEDVNGVRVVKAFGQEERELRRLAAATGTLYGSRMRAVRMKSRYGPLLEAVPALAQVAILALGGWMAVRGSITIGTFLAFSTYVAQFTSPARQLAGVLTMGQQARASVERIFQLLELPASIADRPDAVELGPVRGEIVFENVEYAYPDGPPVLRGFDLRIGAGERVAIIGPSGSGKSTVAAFLGRFHDPDAGRVTLDGHDLRDVRLASLRRQVGFAFEESFLFSDTVRANIAYGRAGGGVTQEQGVTQEQGVTQEQVEAAARAAGAHDFIVGLPLGYDTVVGERGLSLSGGQRQRVALARAILADPRILVLDDATSAVDARTEATIHDALRDVLPGRTTVLVAHRVSTLHLADRVVVLDQGRVVDQGTHDELSERSSLYRELLSGLDPALAAQLGDSVEAFAAISGTAAITTTADAWDAAKAQQSAGRAGAATAAGKRAQLLAGGGLGAGLGGGAARGAAGGTWRLNLAPTPELLARVDALPPIGDVAAVDLATEGGPDPDFSLRRLLIRFRRPMLFGLLFVVVDAVIGLAGPTLVKIGVDRGVTEGSMAAVWVASVLFLALTLVDWADQIGETFVTGRAAERIMLSLRIRVFAQLQRLSLDYYEREMSGRIMTRMTTDVDQFEALIETGLLAALVALVTFVGVGVALVVMNLELGLLTLTVVIPLVIATIPFRSRAARLYDLSRERIAIVNADFQESISGVREAQAFVHEARTTEHFHGLGRAYLDSRVAAQRIVATYFPFVQFLSSVADAIVLGFGSALIAHGNLTAGGLIAFLLYIDMFFSPIQQLSQVFDSWQQTRVSVSRIAELMRLRTLTPPAPDAIVPARLRGELTLDDVRFAYPTGPVSTASAAVAAGLGQRGWTEARTPGKDARTMAAAAAARAARPPEALRGVDLRVRAGETVALVGETGAGKSTVMKLLARFYDPDAGSVRVDGQDLRGLDLPAFRQQLGYVPQEAFLFTGTIRDNIAYGRPEATDAEVEAAARAVGAHEFIATLSGGYLHEVAERGRSLSAGQRQLIALARAELVDPAVLLLDEATSNLDLATEARVTAAMQRISRARTTILIAHRLQTARGADRIVVLDAGRIAETGTHAELLAAAGRYAAMWRAFELVTATTATPAD; from the coding sequence ATGACCACGAACCCTGGGGACGCTCGGTACCTCGCCGCCGCCGGGCCAGCCGCCGCCCGGCCGCCGGTCACCGAACCGCCCCGGTTAGACGAGCCGGCCGCGCCGCAGGGGCCCGGCTGGATCCGGCGGCTGTGGGGCTGCCTGCTGCGGCACAAGGGCGCCGTCGCGCTGGCCCTGGTCGGGTCGGTGTTCGGCAGCGGGTCCCAGGCCTTCGTGCCGCTGGTGGCGCGCCAGATCGTCGACGGGGTGATCGTCCAGCGCAGCGCACCGCTGTGGCCATGGCTGCTGCTCCTGATCGCCGTCGCGATCACCAGCTTCGGCTTCGCCCACCTGCGGCGCTACTACGGCGGCAAGGCGGCCCTCGCCGTCCAGTACGACCTGCGCAACGCCATGCACGACCATCTGCTGACGATGGACCAGGACAACCTGAGCCGGATGCCCACCGGCCAGCTGGTCGCCCGCGCGAACTCGGACTCGGCGCTGGTCCAGGGCCTGCTGATGTTCCTGCCGCTGCTGTCCGGCAACCTGCTGATGATGCTCGGCTCGCTGATCGTCATGTTCATCCTGGCGCCCGGCCTCGCCGTCGTCGGCCTGGTCGTCGCGCCCGCGCTGGTCGCCGTCTCCTACCGGCTGCGGACCCGGGTGTTCCCGGCGAGCTGGGACGCCCAGCAGCGCGAGGGCGACGTCGCGCAGATCGTCGACGAGGACGTCAACGGCGTCCGGGTGGTGAAGGCGTTCGGCCAGGAGGAGCGGGAGCTGCGCCGGCTCGCCGCCGCGACCGGCACTCTCTACGGCTCGCGGATGCGCGCGGTCCGGATGAAGTCCCGGTACGGGCCGCTGCTGGAGGCGGTGCCGGCGCTCGCCCAGGTCGCGATCCTCGCCCTCGGCGGCTGGATGGCCGTCCGCGGCTCGATCACGATCGGCACGTTCCTCGCGTTCTCGACCTACGTCGCCCAGTTCACCTCGCCGGCCCGGCAGCTCGCCGGTGTCCTCACGATGGGCCAGCAGGCCCGGGCCAGCGTCGAACGGATCTTCCAGCTGCTGGAGCTCCCGGCCTCGATCGCCGACCGGCCGGACGCGGTGGAGCTCGGCCCGGTCCGTGGCGAGATCGTCTTCGAGAACGTCGAGTACGCCTACCCCGACGGCCCGCCGGTGCTGCGCGGCTTCGATCTGCGGATCGGCGCCGGCGAGCGGGTCGCGATCATCGGGCCGAGCGGCAGCGGCAAGTCGACGGTGGCCGCGTTCCTGGGCCGGTTCCACGACCCGGACGCGGGCCGGGTGACGCTCGACGGCCACGACCTGCGCGACGTGCGGCTCGCCTCGCTGCGCCGCCAGGTCGGGTTCGCGTTCGAGGAGAGCTTCCTGTTCTCCGACACGGTCCGCGCCAACATCGCCTACGGCCGGGCCGGCGGCGGCGTCACTCAGGAACAGGGCGTCACTCAGGAACAGGGCGTGACCCAGGAGCAGGTCGAGGCGGCGGCCCGCGCCGCCGGCGCGCACGACTTCATCGTCGGCCTCCCGCTCGGCTACGACACCGTCGTCGGCGAACGCGGCCTGTCGCTGTCCGGTGGGCAGCGCCAGCGGGTCGCGCTGGCCAGGGCGATCCTTGCCGACCCGCGGATCCTCGTGCTCGACGACGCGACCAGCGCCGTCGACGCCCGGACCGAGGCGACCATCCACGACGCCCTGCGGGACGTGCTGCCGGGGCGGACCACGGTGCTGGTCGCCCACCGGGTGTCCACCCTGCACCTGGCCGACCGGGTCGTGGTCCTCGACCAGGGCCGGGTCGTCGACCAGGGCACCCACGACGAGCTGTCCGAGCGCAGCTCCCTCTACCGCGAGCTGCTCTCCGGCCTCGACCCGGCGCTGGCCGCCCAGCTCGGCGACAGCGTCGAGGCGTTCGCGGCGATCTCCGGGACCGCCGCGATCACGACGACGGCCGACGCCTGGGACGCGGCCAAGGCCCAGCAGTCCGCCGGCCGGGCCGGCGCCGCGACCGCCGCGGGCAAACGGGCCCAGCTGCTCGCCGGCGGTGGGCTCGGCGCCGGGCTCGGTGGCGGCGCCGCCCGCGGCGCGGCCGGGGGCACCTGGCGGCTGAACCTCGCGCCGACCCCCGAACTGCTCGCCCGGGTCGACGCGCTGCCGCCGATCGGGGACGTCGCGGCCGTCGACCTCGCCACCGAGGGCGGGCCCGACCCCGACTTCAGCCTGCGCCGGCTGCTGATCCGATTCCGCCGGCCGATGCTGTTCGGCCTGCTGTTCGTCGTCGTCGACGCCGTCATCGGCCTCGCCGGGCCCACCCTCGTGAAGATCGGCGTCGACCGGGGTGTCACCGAGGGCTCGATGGCCGCGGTGTGGGTCGCCTCGGTGCTGTTCCTGGCGCTGACGCTGGTCGACTGGGCCGACCAGATCGGCGAGACGTTCGTGACCGGCCGGGCCGCGGAGCGGATCATGCTCTCGCTGCGCATCCGCGTCTTCGCCCAGCTGCAGCGGCTCTCGCTCGACTACTACGAGCGTGAGATGTCCGGCCGGATCATGACCCGGATGACGACCGACGTCGACCAGTTCGAGGCGCTCATCGAGACCGGCCTGCTGGCCGCGCTGGTCGCGCTGGTGACCTTCGTCGGCGTCGGCGTCGCGCTGGTCGTGATGAACCTGGAGCTGGGCCTGCTCACCCTGACAGTGGTGATCCCGCTCGTCATCGCGACCATCCCCTTCCGCAGCAGGGCGGCCAGGCTGTATGACCTGTCCCGGGAACGGATCGCGATCGTCAACGCGGACTTCCAGGAGTCCATCTCCGGGGTCCGCGAGGCGCAGGCGTTCGTGCACGAGGCCCGCACCACCGAACACTTCCACGGCCTCGGCCGGGCATACCTGGACTCGCGGGTCGCCGCGCAGCGCATCGTCGCGACCTACTTCCCGTTCGTCCAGTTCCTGTCGTCGGTCGCCGACGCGATCGTGCTCGGCTTCGGCTCGGCCCTCATCGCGCACGGGAACCTCACCGCCGGTGGGCTCATCGCGTTCCTGCTCTACATCGACATGTTCTTCTCGCCGATCCAGCAGCTGTCCCAGGTGTTCGACTCCTGGCAGCAGACCAGGGTGTCGGTCAGCCGGATCGCCGAGCTGATGCGGCTGCGCACGCTCACCCCGCCGGCACCCGACGCGATCGTCCCTGCCCGGCTGCGCGGCGAGCTGACCCTCGACGACGTCCGGTTCGCCTACCCGACCGGCCCGGTCTCGACGGCGTCCGCGGCCGTGGCCGCCGGGCTCGGCCAGCGCGGCTGGACCGAGGCGCGGACCCCCGGCAAGGACGCCCGGACGATGGCCGCCGCCGCGGCCGCCCGGGCGGCCCGGCCGCCGGAGGCGCTGCGCGGCGTCGACCTGCGGGTCCGCGCCGGCGAGACGGTCGCGCTGGTCGGCGAGACGGGCGCGGGCAAGTCGACGGTCATGAAGCTGCTCGCCCGGTTCTACGACCCCGACGCCGGCTCGGTCCGGGTCGACGGCCAGGACCTGCGCGGGCTCGATCTCCCGGCGTTCCGCCAGCAGCTCGGCTACGTGCCGCAGGAGGCGTTCCTGTTCACCGGCACCATCCGGGACAACATCGCCTACGGCCGGCCGGAGGCGACCGACGCCGAGGTCGAGGCGGCGGCCCGGGCCGTCGGCGCCCACGAGTTCATCGCGACCCTGTCCGGCGGCTACCTGCACGAGGTCGCCGAGCGCGGCCGGTCGCTGTCGGCCGGCCAGCGCCAGCTCATCGCCCTGGCTCGCGCGGAGCTCGTCGACCCGGCCGTCCTCCTGCTCGACGAGGCGACCTCCAACCTGGACCTCGCGACCGAGGCCCGGGTGACGGCGGCCATGCAGCGGATCTCGCGGGCCCGCACCACGATCCTGATCGCCCACCGCCTGCAGACCGCCCGCGGCGCCGACCGGATCGTCGTCCTCGACGCCGGCCGCATCGCCGAGACCGGCACCCACGCCGAGCTCCTCGCCGCCGCCGGCCGTTACGCCGCCATGTGGCGCGCGTTCGAACTCGTCACCGCGACGACGGCCACGCCGGCCGACTGA
- a CDS encoding MarR family winged helix-turn-helix transcriptional regulator codes for METPAPVETPAAVVPAAAVRALVGAARVLERASGELSLAQYRVLASVAAGDERASRIAARLALGKPTISATVESLRQRGLLTRAAVDDDQRAAALRLTDDGRAVLDAAERAMLDRLGELAARTPEPAAVLDALRALDGAVDGYLADRAAARGLTRRA; via the coding sequence ATGGAGACGCCTGCGCCGGTCGAAACGCCCGCCGCGGTCGTGCCCGCCGCGGCCGTGCGCGCGCTGGTTGGCGCGGCACGGGTCCTGGAGCGGGCGTCGGGGGAGCTGAGCCTGGCGCAGTACCGGGTGCTGGCCTCCGTCGCGGCCGGCGACGAGCGAGCGTCGCGGATCGCGGCCCGGCTCGCGCTCGGCAAGCCGACCATCAGCGCCACCGTCGAGTCGCTGCGTCAACGCGGCCTGCTGACCCGCGCCGCCGTCGACGACGATCAGCGCGCCGCCGCGCTGCGGCTCACGGACGACGGCCGGGCCGTCCTCGACGCGGCCGAGCGGGCGATGCTCGACCGTCTCGGCGAGCTCGCCGCCCGGACCCCCGAACCAGCGGCCGTCCTCGACGCCCTGCGGGCACTCGACGGCGCCGTCGACGGCTACCTCGCCGACCGCGCCGCCGCTCGGGGACTCACACGGCGAGCCTGA
- a CDS encoding antitoxin, giving the protein MFDNLKNLGDLKDKAEDLAGDHADAIKGGLEKAGDLVDDKTGGKYSDHIDTGVDKAQDFVEKLGDQND; this is encoded by the coding sequence ATGTTCGACAACCTGAAGAACCTCGGCGATCTCAAGGACAAGGCCGAGGACCTGGCCGGCGACCACGCTGACGCGATCAAGGGCGGCCTGGAGAAGGCCGGCGACCTGGTCGACGACAAGACCGGCGGCAAGTACAGCGACCACATCGACACCGGGGTCGACAAGGCCCAGGACTTCGTCGAGAAGCTGGGCGACCAGAACGACTGA
- a CDS encoding LysR family transcriptional regulator, whose protein sequence is MDLVLLRTFTAVARSGSFSAAARELGYTQSAVSQQIAALEASLGGAALLTRRPVATTAAGARLLEHAEPLLLRASAARADVLRAAGGPPDQLRVAACPLAMPRLAAAFGAAMGSMPRLDVTITVAALDAVAIDVARGACELGLAVGLATPGDPLRLPDVGPLRAVEIAVDPVSVILPADHPFARRPGLRLADLADARWLDAPAAAASAADVRRAVGAERLPHCAVYAGTDLAGLAALVAAGAGLVLLPAWAVAGRADVAAVPVAEPRLEYRAEVLAGVTADTGAAGRLLATLLGA, encoded by the coding sequence GTGGACCTGGTGCTGCTTCGTACCTTCACCGCGGTCGCCCGCTCCGGCTCGTTCTCGGCGGCCGCTCGGGAGCTCGGCTACACCCAGAGCGCCGTGTCCCAGCAGATCGCCGCGCTGGAGGCGTCGCTGGGCGGCGCGGCCCTGCTGACCCGGCGGCCGGTCGCCACGACCGCCGCCGGCGCGCGGCTGCTCGAGCACGCCGAGCCGCTGCTGCTGCGGGCGTCCGCCGCCCGCGCCGACGTGCTGCGCGCGGCCGGCGGCCCGCCCGACCAGTTGCGGGTCGCCGCCTGCCCGCTCGCCATGCCCCGGCTCGCGGCCGCGTTCGGCGCGGCGATGGGCTCGATGCCACGCCTCGACGTCACGATCACCGTGGCCGCCCTGGACGCGGTCGCGATCGACGTGGCGCGCGGTGCCTGCGAGCTGGGCCTGGCCGTCGGCCTCGCCACGCCCGGCGACCCGTTGCGGCTGCCGGACGTCGGCCCGCTGCGCGCGGTGGAGATCGCCGTCGACCCGGTCAGCGTCATCCTGCCGGCCGACCATCCGTTCGCCCGCCGCCCCGGCCTGCGGCTCGCCGACCTCGCCGACGCCCGCTGGCTGGACGCGCCCGCGGCGGCGGCTTCTGCGGCCGACGTCCGTCGCGCCGTCGGCGCCGAACGGCTGCCGCACTGCGCCGTCTACGCGGGCACCGACCTCGCCGGCCTCGCCGCGCTCGTCGCGGCCGGCGCCGGCCTCGTCCTGCTGCCGGCCTGGGCGGTCGCCGGCCGCGCCGACGTCGCCGCCGTCCCGGTCGCCGAGCCGCGGCTGGAGTACCGGGCCGAGGTGCTCGCCGGGGTCACCGCCGACACCGGTGCCGCGGGCCGGCTCCTCGCCACCCTGCTCGGGGCCTGA